One genomic region from Verrucomicrobiota bacterium encodes:
- the moaA gene encoding GTP 3',8-cyclase MoaA produces the protein MKDVRDTLGRTLRDLRISVMDQCNFRCSYCMPADVFGPDYAFLKKQELLTPPEIIRMVEAAVELGVNKIRITGGEPLLRKEVVSIVKSISDLKAVEDIALTTNGWLLPRFASDLKEAGLDRINLSLDSLNEETFRNMNGRNKSVAGVLEGLDAALKVGLPVKVNMVVEKGVNEQDIVPMARYFRERQITLRFIEYMDAGNHHHWQQEEVIPAKEVVEILHQEFPLEPIDPNYRGEVAKRYRYLDGAGEIGVISSISQPFCCDCHRARLSADGKIYKCLFSSLGTDFRSVLREGISQEDLVGLLAKLWLGRDDRYSEIRHQLNPDTQDPKVEMSYIGG, from the coding sequence ATGAAAGATGTCAGGGATACTTTAGGAAGAACTCTACGAGATTTACGAATATCCGTTATGGATCAGTGTAATTTTCGCTGTTCTTACTGCATGCCGGCAGACGTGTTTGGTCCCGATTATGCATTTCTTAAAAAACAGGAGTTGCTTACACCTCCTGAAATCATCCGCATGGTAGAGGCAGCGGTAGAATTGGGCGTGAACAAAATCCGTATCACCGGAGGCGAACCCCTCCTAAGAAAAGAAGTGGTTTCCATCGTCAAAAGCATCTCTGATTTAAAGGCAGTAGAGGATATCGCGCTTACGACGAATGGCTGGCTGCTCCCCCGGTTTGCTTCTGATTTAAAAGAAGCGGGGTTAGACCGAATAAATTTGAGTCTGGATTCACTGAACGAAGAAACCTTCCGAAATATGAACGGTCGTAACAAGTCCGTGGCGGGGGTGCTGGAAGGATTGGATGCCGCCTTGAAGGTCGGGCTGCCCGTGAAGGTAAATATGGTGGTAGAGAAGGGCGTAAACGAACAGGATATCGTTCCGATGGCGCGCTACTTCCGCGAGAGGCAAATTACCTTGAGATTTATTGAGTATATGGACGCGGGTAATCATCATCACTGGCAACAAGAAGAAGTCATTCCTGCAAAAGAAGTGGTTGAAATCTTACACCAGGAATTTCCACTCGAACCCATTGATCCCAATTACCGAGGAGAAGTCGCCAAACGTTATCGATACCTTGATGGGGCAGGGGAAATAGGCGTAATCAGTTCGATTTCGCAACCGTTTTGCTGCGATTGCCACCGAGCAAGATTATCGGCCGATGGGAAAATTTATAAATGCCTCTTTTCATCCCTGGGCACTGACTTCAGGTCCGTGTTGCGCGAAGGAATTTCCCAGGAAGACCTGGTCGGATTGCTCGCAAAGTTGTGGTTAGGTCGAGATGACCGTTATTCAGAAATTCGACATCAGCTCAATCCGGACACTCAGGATCCTAAGGTGGAGATGTCCTATATCGGCGGATAA